A window of Companilactobacillus allii genomic DNA:
CAGGATAACGATTGTAAAAGTCACTAGCTGGATCTGGTGAAAAACGACCTTGTTTCTTCAAGTAGTCATCCCACATTGTTTTACCTTTGCCGTCTACTTTAGTAGAACCTTCGACTTGATACGCTGCAGTAGCTCCACCCCAGACAAATCCTTTTGGCAATTTCTTAACTCTGTTTAATTCAATATCCAAATCGTTACCTCCTCAAATTTTTGTAATAGGTTTTATCCCAACTTTTTCTCAATTTTATTGATTCTATCGTATTCATCAATGAAGAATTCAACTTCATCTTTCAACATCATTGTTGTCATCAAAGTATCTTGACCATGAACCATGATAAATGTGACGTCCATGTCTTCGCCACCAGCTTCTTTACTTAGAAGCTTTGTTTGTTCATTATGTGCATCATTGATGGAATCGTTAGCTGACTCAACTAGCTTATGTGCAGCTTCAATATCACCATCACGTGCTTTTCTTAGTGCTGAGATCAAATCTGTCTTAGCATCACCTGCATAAGCCACGATTGAAAAACCTGTCATTGAAATTTCTTCTTTAGTTGCCATTTGAATTTCCTCCTAATTTAACTATTCGACGATGTCGTCTCAGATTCTTGAATCAATCTTTGAATATGGATAATGAAGTAAACTAATTCGTTATCGTTCAAAGTGATATGAAGGCTTGATTGTAATTTGTCAGTTATTTCATTCGCAATCTCAAATGACTTTGGGTAGAGCTTTTGAAAATCTGATTCTATATCTTGACTCAATAACCTTTTATCTTGTTCATTAGTCTGTAATCTTTCAACCAAATACTGCAGATGGATCATCAATCTATCAAAGTAATTCTGATTGGTGATATTACGTGTAATGCCATATTCCTTAAAGACACTTTGCACCACTTCGTTCACTCTAGTACTGGGATTTTCTTCTTTGGGATGATCCTCTTGCTCAGTACCACGAGCGTTGATAAAGTGCAGTGCCAATGCTTTAGTAGCATCATTTGGAAAATGTACATTTAAGTCATGATTGATCATTTGTAATGCCTTATCTGCGATCTTATATTCAGTTGGATAGCGCTCGCGAATATCTGGAACTGTACTCTTCTCATACTTACCTGCCATTAAATGCTTGTAGGTCTGTGAGATATGATCTGTAAGCGTTACATAAATATAATCAAGCAATGGATAATGGTAAGTTTTCTTGGCCATTTCAATAATGGAAAAACTTGTCATTGTTATATCTATTGGAACATCCTTGAGTAGGGATCCGAAGCGATGTCTTGCTTCATCAGTATCTAGATAAAAGATTCTTTCAACTGACGCTGGTAAAACCTCATCTCCACGACGTCTTTGAAATCCGACACCACGGCCTTGAATAATGGCTTGTTTATTTTTATCAACATCCACAAGCACTGTGTTGTTATTGTAGACTCGATTTACCACCAACAATATAATGCCTCCCATCGGATGAAAAATGACCATAAACCCACAGTACGTTCTGGGATTTATGGTCATGCCTAATTTAATAGTAACAATCCATTTATTTACTTAACTTACAAAATTCAGTGTACACTTTGTAAGCGCTTTTTGCAAACGATTTCAGTAAATGCTTTAGTAAACTTTGTTTACTATGCGACAAAAAAAAGAAGTACATCTTTCGACATACCTCTTCCATGTTCAATTATTCTATTTTTCGTTTTCGTAAATACGTACTTTACTCTTAATAATACTCTCGCATAAGTCAGCGTATGAAATACCAGCGGCCTTGGCCTCACGTGGCATCAATGAAAGTGGTGTCATACCAGGTAATGTGTTAGCTTCCATGACATATAATTCACTATCACGTAATAAGAAATCAACACGTCCATAGTTACTCATACCTAAGGCTTCAAAAGTATCCTTAGTCATTTCTTGCATACGTTGATGTGTTTCATCATCAAGATCTGGAGGAGTAATGAAATGTGTAACATTATTCTCAACAAACTTGTGTTGGAAGTCATACCAACCAGTATCAACTGTGATCTCAACAGCTGGTAATGCATGGTTATCAACCATAGCTACTGAGAATTCTCTTCCTTTGATATATTCTTCGATCAAAACTTCTTTATCAAATCTCAAAGCGTCTGCGATATTGTCTTTAAGTTCTGATTCATTTCTGATGATATGTGTACCAACACTTGAGCCACCATTTGATGGTTTAACTACCATTGGGAAACCAAATGGTATATCATCAGCGGTGATATCACTTGTTGTTGTAGTTGTATAATCAGCTGTTTGAATGTGATTTTGGACAAAAACTTCTTTAGAGAACTTCTTATCCATAGCAATTCCTGAAGCTAGCGATCCGCTTCCTGTATATTTAATATCAAAGACATCAAAGACAGCTTGCATCTTACCATTTTCACCATCTTCACCATGAAGTCCCATGTAGACGATATCGGCATGTTGACAGATCTTCAATACATTCTTTCCAAGT
This region includes:
- a CDS encoding PTS lactose/cellobiose transporter subunit IIA, which translates into the protein MATKEEISMTGFSIVAYAGDAKTDLISALRKARDGDIEAAHKLVESANDSINDAHNEQTKLLSKEAGGEDMDVTFIMVHGQDTLMTTMMLKDEVEFFIDEYDRINKIEKKLG
- a CDS encoding PRD domain-containing protein, translating into MVNRVYNNNTVLVDVDKNKQAIIQGRGVGFQRRRGDEVLPASVERIFYLDTDEARHRFGSLLKDVPIDITMTSFSIIEMAKKTYHYPLLDYIYVTLTDHISQTYKHLMAGKYEKSTVPDIRERYPTEYKIADKALQMINHDLNVHFPNDATKALALHFINARGTEQEDHPKEENPSTRVNEVVQSVFKEYGITRNITNQNYFDRLMIHLQYLVERLQTNEQDKRLLSQDIESDFQKLYPKSFEIANEITDKLQSSLHITLNDNELVYFIIHIQRLIQESETTSSNS
- a CDS encoding D-alanine--D-alanine ligase family protein; this translates as MKIVVLSGGRSTERNVSLSSGVKITNALRSKGYEVAYVDSFLGVDVEEERIDDLFTTQPEDEKNLVIADEVLTDEKINALRKDDTIGLLGKNVLKICQHADIVYMGLHGEDGENGKMQAVFDVFDIKYTGSGSLASGIAMDKKFSKEVFVQNHIQTADYTTTTTSDITADDIPFGFPMVVKPSNGGSSVGTHIIRNESELKDNIADALRFDKEVLIEEYIKGREFSVAMVDNHALPAVEITVDTGWYDFQHKFVENNVTHFITPPDLDDETHQRMQEMTKDTFEALGMSNYGRVDFLLRDSELYVMEANTLPGMTPLSLMPREAKAAGISYADLCESIIKSKVRIYENEK